Proteins co-encoded in one Pirellulales bacterium genomic window:
- a CDS encoding DUF1501 domain-containing protein, with amino-acid sequence MLEVGAMQTRTCGGISRRSFLRVASSLPVALGISAGNARSSQTAKARSVIFVFLWGAPSHLDTCDPKPDAALEYRGPFGVIPTRTPGVFFSELIPRIAQRSDRFSLVRGHATTASGHPEAGTIALTGFPELPAPPQPNFGSIIAKHRGQRGTLPSFFSIARGVVMDGGRRIEGYGGGT; translated from the coding sequence ATGCTCGAGGTCGGCGCAATGCAGACGCGGACATGCGGTGGCATTAGCCGCCGATCGTTCTTGCGTGTGGCAAGTTCGCTCCCCGTCGCGTTGGGCATCTCGGCCGGCAACGCCCGCAGCTCGCAGACGGCGAAGGCACGTTCCGTAATATTTGTATTTCTATGGGGCGCACCGAGCCATCTCGATACTTGCGATCCGAAGCCCGATGCGGCTTTAGAGTATCGTGGCCCGTTTGGGGTCATACCGACGCGGACGCCGGGTGTATTCTTTTCCGAGCTGATCCCACGAATCGCGCAGCGAAGTGATCGATTTTCGCTAGTGCGCGGCCATGCGACGACGGCCAGCGGACATCCCGAAGCCGGTACGATTGCGCTCACTGGATTTCCGGAACTGCCCGCACCTCCGCAGCCGAACTTTGGTTCGATCATCGCCAAGCATCGTGGGCAGCGCGGCACGTTGCCCTCTTTTTTCTCGATCGCCCGTGGCGTGGTCATGGACGGCGGCCGCCGAATCGAGGGCTATGGCGGCGGCAC